One Mercurialis annua linkage group LG3, ddMerAnnu1.2, whole genome shotgun sequence DNA window includes the following coding sequences:
- the LOC126671470 gene encoding uncharacterized protein LOC126671470 — protein sequence MMMRYKEEKEVKKETFRKYLESSGVLDSLTKVLVALYEQNEKPSSALEFIQQKLGGPSLSEYETLQAEMIDLQTKYDDLSAKHQDICKELEELKTLHDITSDTEENGKGNAAKDEIPN from the exons ATGATGATGCGTTACAAAGAG GAAAAAGAAGTAAAGAAGGAAACTTTTAGGAAGTATCTTGAATCTAGTGGTGTTCTTGATTCTCTCACTAAag TTTTGGTTGCATTGTATGAGCAGAATGAGAAGCCTTCCTCTGCCCTTGA ATTTATTCAACAAAAGTTAGGGGGTCCAAGTTTGTCCGAGTATGAAACGCTGCAAGCggaaatgatagatttgcaaaccAAGTACGATGATCTTTCAGCAAAACACCAAGATATTTGCAAAGAG TTGGAGGAACTTAAGACCTTGCATGACATCACATCTGATACAGAAGAAAACGGCAAGGGCAATGCAGCCAAGGATGAAATTCCAAactga
- the LOC126673679 gene encoding AT-hook motif nuclear-localized protein 14, with product MEMEPNDTHHHHHFTSSYFTNTTTATAPPATTAPSNTNGLLPPAQPHDTGGGGAHMVYPHSVGPSTAAVSSAPVESPRRKRGRPRKYGTPEQALAAKKTASSTSNSAAREKREAAAAAGGGGGSSPSYSSSSKKSQQSVAFGNAGQGFTPHIISASAGEDVSQKVMMFMQQSRREICILSASGSISNASIRQPATSGGSITYEGRFEIISLSGSYVRTDTGGRSGGLSVCLSSTDGQIVGGGIGGPLIAGGPVQVIVGTFMIDNKKDVVSGVQVDASTNKLPSPVGGATVSNMGFGNPVDLSGRNPYRGNDDHQTIGGNPFMINPRNMHDWRSGPEARVTPPFDLTGRTGHAGRQSSENGDYEQFPD from the exons ATGGAAATGGAGCCTAATGATACCCACCACCATCACCACTTCACCTCTTCTTACTTCACCAACACCACCACTGCCACAGCTCCTCCGGCCACCACTGCACCTTCTAATACCAATGGCCTTCTTCCACCGGCGCAGCCTCATGATACTGGCGGTGGAGGGGCCCACATGGTTTATCCACACTCAGTGGGGCCATCTACGGCGGCAGTGAGTAGTGCACCGGTTGAGTCACCGAGGAGGAAGCGTGGTCGTCCGAGGAAGTATGGGACGCCGGAGCAAGCTTTGGCGGCGAAGAAAACGGCGTCGTCTACATCGAATTCTGCTGCTAGAGAAAAAAGAgaagctgctgctgctgctggcGGTGGAGGTGGTTCTTCCCCTTCGTATTCAAGTTCTTCAAAAAAGTCTCAACAGTCGGTTGCTTTTG GCAATGCAGGGCAAGGTTTTACTCCTCATATTATATCTGCATCTGCTGGCGag GACGTAAGTCAGAAAGTTATGATGTTCATGCAACAAAGTAGGCGTGAAATTTGTATTTTGTCTGCATCTGGTTCGATTTCAAATGCATCTATTCGCCAGCCAGCAACTTCAGGAGGCAGCATTACATATGAG GGCCGGTTTGAGATCATTTCACTCTCGGGATCATATGTGCGCACTGATACTGGAGGCAGATCAGGAGGACTTAGTGTATGTCTTTCTAGTACTGATGGTCAGATTGTTGGAGGGGGAATTGGTGGACCTCTAATAGCTGGTGGCCCTGTTCAG GTCATTGTTGGTACATTCATGATCGACAACAAGAAGGATGTTGTATCTGGAGTACAAGTTGATGCTTCCACCAACAAGTTGCCTTCACCAGTTGGGGGAGCCACAGTGTCGAACATGGGCTTTGGTAATCCTGTTGACCTATCCGGGAGGAATCCATACAGGGGAAATGATGATCATCAAACAATCGGAGGAAATCCTTTCATGATAAATCCTAGGAATATGCATGATTGGAGGAGCGGTCCAGAAGCTCGAGTCACCCCTCCATTTGATTTGACAG GAAGAACAGGTCATGCAGGACGGCAATCTTCCGAAAATGGGGACTATGAACAGTTCCCAGACTAA